A genomic window from Pseudobacteroides sp. includes:
- a CDS encoding PP2C family protein-serine/threonine phosphatase has product MSRPELFFSAATDKGTVKEVNQDSIIIRTGKNKDASYGLFAVADGMGGHAYGEVASKMACDALDLWWEEELPHILDKCGRKLPDSLDGSLHKLFCRVNNDILCYSSKVAENVGTTLTVLFIYNSEFVIKHIGDSRIYRINKRVQQLTLDHTWVSSQVSAGNLTCDEARNHPKRNVLTQCIGIFRELNTFTSKDAFRDGDVFIIGSDGFYDKLNDFHFLKGAMVLRQKPGYSDDIAKDLISFVKMAGERDNISLILVYPKLYGLLKFFLRR; this is encoded by the coding sequence ATGTCAAGACCGGAGTTGTTTTTTTCGGCTGCCACCGATAAGGGAACTGTTAAAGAGGTAAATCAGGACAGCATAATAATAAGAACTGGAAAAAATAAGGATGCTTCATATGGTTTGTTTGCAGTAGCAGATGGAATGGGGGGACATGCCTATGGCGAAGTAGCAAGCAAAATGGCTTGTGATGCTCTTGATTTGTGGTGGGAAGAAGAGTTGCCTCATATACTTGACAAGTGCGGCAGAAAGCTCCCTGATAGTTTGGATGGTTCTTTACACAAACTTTTTTGCAGGGTCAATAATGACATACTATGCTATTCTTCCAAAGTAGCAGAGAATGTAGGTACTACCCTAACAGTGCTATTTATATATAACTCCGAGTTTGTGATAAAGCACATCGGTGACAGCAGAATTTATAGGATAAACAAAAGGGTACAGCAGTTGACGCTGGACCATACATGGGTTTCATCCCAGGTTTCGGCGGGAAATCTGACATGTGATGAGGCTAGGAATCATCCCAAAAGGAATGTTTTGACCCAGTGCATAGGCATTTTTAGGGAGCTAAATACTTTTACAAGTAAGGATGCTTTTAGGGATGGGGATGTATTTATAATTGGTAGTGATGGTTTTTATGATAAATTGAATGACTTTCATTTTTTAAAAGGTGCAATGGTGTTAAGACAAAAGCCGGGATACAGCGATGATATTGCCAAAGACCTTATTTCATTTGTAAAAATGGCAGGAGAAAGGGATAACATTTCACTAATACTGGTGTATCCCAAGTTGTACGGCCTTTTAAAGTTTTTTTTGAGAAGATAA
- a CDS encoding DUF6382 domain-containing protein: MSYIKDLFRFEFESDSSASYLVLRNVEEDKLQKLQVEMIEQNPNADIIPLSIRVKNNEYMIFYNITSKITLNQLLKRQSLKKNEFLDLLISISKTISECKNYYAYDKNFAIDGDLIYVNPANLDASLIYIPVSFQVSFKDVFIDFVKKLIDDVVRIDENEDLGFIQKIRVQLREDIFSMQEFIRILSGFRYKNDAKDDPNKNYIQETMLRNNQNNVIDTGKNDLGKGRDNLIELKTPKAEVREQKSVINIPRKSNNTFVPMRDNSSTGSSGTILAYSKNSIYAAIGLQAAGILVLIISVIGVLKSVKQDFSLVLGVGIVVGAIDFLIMRKLLDKDKMIPVHKNESRSVDDRCKEKVADAKPDVLKGPEGGVRSPINEPGTEILCDNCKDDTVLLKESPSLPYLIGKNEGKNIKIIINKDSFLIGRLKSQVDCEINNSSISKVHTEIIKKEGRYYIKDLNSSNGTYVNSERIKSNFEFEIKNHDVIRIANMEFEFCAV, encoded by the coding sequence ATGAGTTATATAAAAGATCTTTTCAGGTTTGAATTTGAGAGTGATTCTTCAGCAAGCTATCTGGTTCTTAGAAATGTGGAAGAGGATAAGCTGCAAAAGCTTCAGGTTGAAATGATAGAACAAAACCCTAATGCAGACATTATACCGTTATCGATAAGGGTCAAAAACAACGAGTATATGATTTTTTACAATATAACATCAAAAATCACTTTAAATCAATTACTTAAAAGACAAAGCCTTAAAAAGAATGAGTTTTTAGATCTTCTCATATCAATTTCCAAAACCATATCCGAATGCAAAAATTACTATGCTTATGATAAAAATTTTGCAATTGACGGAGATTTGATTTATGTAAATCCGGCAAATCTTGATGCATCACTTATTTATATACCTGTTAGCTTTCAGGTAAGCTTCAAGGATGTATTTATTGATTTTGTGAAGAAATTGATTGATGATGTTGTGAGGATTGATGAAAATGAGGATCTGGGATTTATCCAAAAAATTAGGGTTCAATTAAGGGAAGATATCTTTAGTATGCAGGAATTTATACGTATTTTAAGCGGATTCAGATACAAGAATGATGCGAAGGATGATCCCAATAAAAACTATATACAGGAAACCATGCTTAGGAACAATCAAAATAATGTCATTGATACAGGAAAAAATGATTTGGGCAAGGGCAGGGACAATTTAATAGAGTTAAAAACCCCAAAGGCAGAGGTAAGAGAGCAGAAATCAGTAATAAATATACCTCGAAAATCAAACAATACATTTGTTCCGATGAGGGACAATTCAAGCACGGGTAGTTCAGGTACAATACTTGCATACTCAAAGAACTCAATATATGCAGCAATAGGGCTTCAAGCTGCAGGTATACTAGTTCTCATAATTTCTGTCATTGGCGTTTTAAAAAGCGTGAAACAGGATTTCAGTCTTGTGCTGGGTGTTGGAATAGTAGTGGGTGCCATTGACTTTCTGATCATGAGAAAATTGTTGGATAAGGATAAAATGATACCTGTACATAAAAATGAAAGCAGATCCGTTGATGATAGGTGCAAGGAAAAGGTGGCAGATGCAAAGCCTGATGTCCTGAAAGGGCCTGAAGGGGGTGTGAGGAGCCCTATAAACGAACCTGGTACCGAAATACTATGTGATAATTGTAAGGATGATACCGTTTTACTTAAAGAAAGCCCAAGTTTACCTTATCTCATTGGTAAAAATGAAGGAAAAAATATTAAGATAATAATAAATAAAGACAGTTTTCTTATAGGAAGACTCAAATCCCAAGTGGATTGTGAAATAAACAACTCAAGCATCAGTAAGGTTCACACTGAAATAATAAAAAAGGAGGGGCGTTATTACATTAAGGATTTAAATTCCAGCAATGGTACATATGTAAATTCTGAAAGAATAAAGAGCAATTTTGAATTTGAGATTAAAAATCACGATGTTATAAGAATTGCAAACATGGAATTTGAATTTTGTGCTGTATAG
- a CDS encoding S-layer homology domain-containing protein yields MRKVLPIFISLCILMSSVLNVFAVGDSLDTILNGQAPTIEVVKAKLDRLVTYTTKKFKDVKSTHWYVKSLSKLVGMKGIDGYKDGTFRPQGQITVAEFTKLLLAAAGYQEDIALGEWYANYVAKAKELGVIENSDNYNYKSGMKRKDMAKMICKLLDVKPSTSGTSVFSDAKNIDSKWIDAAFNEYLIRGYGKEGARTFKPMQTATRAEVSEMVMRALEYRENPEEFKKANGADSTSTSPSTSTSYTEVKGYKIPDKSEVIVRTDFEIAEIIISIDLKKDLSTQIKETESILLSKFSSSDIKSLMDYVKQYSDAATILPKREFTVGNRNIAVGGQAGVATITVFSN; encoded by the coding sequence ATGAGAAAGGTGTTACCAATTTTTATTTCACTGTGCATACTTATGAGCAGTGTTCTAAATGTCTTCGCTGTCGGTGATTCTTTAGACACGATTTTGAATGGACAGGCACCGACAATTGAAGTAGTGAAAGCAAAGCTTGACAGACTGGTTACTTATACGACCAAAAAGTTTAAAGATGTCAAGTCCACACACTGGTATGTAAAAAGTTTGTCAAAATTGGTGGGAATGAAGGGGATTGATGGCTACAAAGATGGAACATTCAGACCTCAAGGCCAAATTACTGTAGCTGAATTTACAAAACTATTACTGGCTGCAGCAGGTTATCAGGAAGATATTGCTTTAGGAGAGTGGTATGCCAATTATGTGGCAAAAGCTAAGGAATTAGGAGTAATTGAGAACAGTGACAACTATAACTATAAAAGCGGCATGAAAAGAAAAGATATGGCAAAAATGATATGCAAGCTTTTGGATGTTAAGCCGTCAACATCTGGTACTTCAGTCTTTAGTGACGCTAAGAACATTGATTCCAAATGGATAGATGCAGCATTTAACGAGTATCTCATCAGAGGATATGGTAAAGAAGGTGCGAGAACTTTCAAGCCTATGCAAACCGCAACAAGAGCAGAGGTTAGCGAAATGGTAATGCGTGCTTTAGAGTACAGGGAAAATCCTGAAGAGTTCAAAAAAGCCAATGGAGCTGATAGTACCAGCACAAGTCCAAGCACAAGTACTTCTTATACTGAGGTAAAGGGATATAAGATACCCGATAAGTCTGAAGTCATTGTTAGAACAGATTTTGAGATAGCTGAAATAATAATCAGTATTGATCTAAAAAAAGATCTGAGCACTCAGATTAAAGAAACTGAAAGCATATTATTAAGCAAGTTTTCAAGCAGTGACATAAAGTCTCTGATGGATTATGTTAAACAGTATAGCGATGCTGCTACAATTTTACCTAAAAGAGAGTTTACTGTAGGCAACCGGAACATAGCTGTTGGTGGACAGGCCGGTGTTGCTACAATTACGGTTTTCTCAAATTAA
- a CDS encoding A24 family peptidase — translation MSYIVMILSGLIAGNLVNIYTNRKILTGNIAEDYKGMFVKDASFYLIQFFMVSMYLFIYFKASDFNEILKFSLFSALMLAAAMEDFNSQQIPNKLIVGFIIIGVIINLFIHDTNTCIGILITVLSAAGIFGIIYKTSKGGIGAGDVKLIICSALFLEPGDLFTTIVIAFLFTFLTGIILMILRRLGKKTLVPFSPFILAGFLVSLF, via the coding sequence ATGAGTTACATAGTGATGATACTTTCAGGTTTAATTGCAGGAAATCTTGTAAATATATATACTAACAGAAAGATACTCACAGGTAACATTGCGGAAGATTACAAAGGCATGTTCGTAAAGGATGCGAGCTTCTATCTCATTCAATTTTTCATGGTATCCATGTACCTATTCATCTATTTTAAGGCATCGGATTTCAACGAAATCCTAAAATTTTCTTTGTTTTCAGCGTTGATGCTTGCCGCCGCAATGGAGGACTTTAACAGCCAGCAGATACCCAATAAACTTATTGTCGGGTTTATAATAATAGGGGTAATTATTAACCTGTTTATACATGACACAAACACATGCATTGGAATACTCATAACAGTTTTATCCGCTGCAGGCATTTTCGGAATTATCTATAAAACCTCAAAAGGCGGAATTGGTGCAGGGGATGTAAAACTTATAATATGTTCTGCACTTTTTTTGGAACCTGGGGATTTATTTACCACCATAGTAATTGCATTTCTGTTTACATTTCTAACAGGCATAATACTTATGATCTTAAGGCGTTTGGGCAAAAAGACGTTGGTACCCTTCAGCCCTTTCATACTGGCAGGTTTTCTTGTTTCTTTATTTTAA
- a CDS encoding TadE/TadG family type IV pilus assembly protein encodes MKLKCKKGSLTIEAAFALPVVIVVILTIAYFIRIAYVHSLVQHALDESAKEISSYSYLYSVSKLQALNDGTHDLLTKNEASAVSRIDTVLETVNSVNDKIGKLGSMQKGSEDMNLDEIKGVYSSGKADIEKLKSIYNEIKGHPKGWKGGVKKEVASLASLVAHGLLESGREELSELIVRIMMRKHIATDKYDEDQALKRLNIMGGYEGLDFSGTSIFSDKKTIKLVVSYTIRPITPLPIIPELRIEQKALIVGWLDGDGKHSKRLEQIENNSQGNIDKEDNIWDLSPFDRGNEILRRFGANVLSRTGGAVDVFDAFTGTATDIRSIDITLSSYKDINNLKKEIKSEIKLVQGYNGKVRINHNGSETDFDIKSRNLRIIIPKGTKTAEITRLEAQLNSENSGVKLTIEEYIEKRAKES; translated from the coding sequence ATGAAGCTTAAATGTAAAAAGGGATCTCTTACAATTGAAGCTGCTTTTGCACTGCCTGTTGTAATAGTTGTTATTCTTACAATTGCGTATTTTATTAGAATTGCATATGTCCATTCGCTGGTTCAACATGCCTTGGATGAGTCTGCAAAAGAAATTTCATCATACAGCTATCTCTATTCTGTGAGTAAGCTCCAGGCATTAAATGACGGTACACATGATCTCCTTACTAAAAATGAAGCTTCCGCCGTATCTCGTATTGATACTGTTTTAGAGACTGTAAATTCCGTTAATGACAAGATCGGTAAGCTAGGAAGCATGCAAAAGGGCAGCGAAGACATGAATCTTGACGAAATAAAAGGGGTGTACAGCAGTGGAAAGGCTGATATAGAAAAACTAAAATCCATTTACAATGAGATCAAGGGGCATCCTAAAGGATGGAAGGGGGGAGTGAAAAAGGAGGTTGCAAGCCTAGCTTCACTGGTTGCCCACGGCCTTTTGGAAAGCGGCAGGGAGGAATTGTCGGAGCTGATAGTGAGAATCATGATGAGAAAGCATATAGCAACTGACAAATATGATGAAGACCAGGCGTTAAAAAGGCTTAACATAATGGGCGGTTATGAAGGGCTGGACTTTTCAGGGACATCTATTTTTAGTGACAAAAAAACAATAAAACTAGTCGTAAGCTACACAATAAGGCCCATAACCCCGCTTCCTATAATTCCGGAGCTAAGAATTGAACAAAAAGCACTCATTGTGGGATGGTTGGATGGAGACGGCAAACACTCAAAAAGGCTGGAACAAATAGAAAATAACAGTCAGGGAAATATAGATAAAGAAGATAACATTTGGGACTTAAGCCCATTTGACAGGGGAAATGAGATCTTAAGAAGGTTCGGTGCAAATGTGCTTAGCAGAACCGGCGGGGCGGTGGATGTATTCGATGCTTTCACAGGCACTGCAACCGATATAAGAAGCATTGATATAACTCTATCTTCATACAAAGATATTAATAATCTTAAAAAGGAGATCAAATCTGAAATAAAGCTGGTTCAAGGTTATAACGGCAAGGTAAGGATAAACCATAACGGCAGCGAAACTGATTTTGACATAAAGAGCAGGAACCTTAGAATTATAATACCAAAGGGAACAAAAACTGCTGAGATAACACGCTTGGAAGCACAACTCAATTCAGAGAACAGTGGGGTCAAACTAACCATTGAAGAATATATTGAAAAGAGAGCGAAGGAATCCTAG
- a CDS encoding A24 family peptidase, whose product MAIKFTALFILLLLAVFNDIKSFKIKNLITYPAVSLGFVVNTCLRGAEGFKDSISGAIIPLIVLFIFFALRMLGAGDIKLFCAIGALMGWKFSVLCIAYSFIFGGFISIIILLYRKNTKQRFKHLFDYLKTTLLLMKIDKYQDYNNNKNGLFRFSFAVLGGTLSVVIELFIFNSIF is encoded by the coding sequence ATGGCAATAAAATTTACAGCACTTTTTATTCTATTACTCCTAGCTGTTTTCAATGATATAAAGTCATTCAAAATAAAAAACCTTATAACTTATCCGGCAGTATCATTGGGGTTTGTTGTAAATACCTGTTTGAGGGGTGCTGAAGGATTTAAAGATTCAATTTCGGGAGCTATAATACCCTTAATTGTTCTTTTTATTTTTTTTGCATTACGTATGTTAGGAGCTGGAGATATAAAGCTTTTTTGTGCTATAGGTGCTCTCATGGGTTGGAAATTTAGTGTCTTGTGTATTGCTTATTCATTTATTTTTGGAGGATTTATTTCAATCATCATTTTATTGTATAGAAAAAATACCAAACAAAGGTTTAAACATCTCTTTGACTATTTAAAGACAACACTTTTGTTAATGAAAATAGATAAATATCAGGATTACAATAATAATAAAAATGGACTTTTCAGGTTTTCATTTGCTGTTTTAGGTGGAACTTTATCAGTTGTGATAGAATTGTTTATTTTTAATTCTATTTTTTGA